The Brassica rapa cultivar Chiifu-401-42 chromosome A10, CAAS_Brap_v3.01, whole genome shotgun sequence genome segment ATTAAGGAACATAAATTATACAAgcataaacatatattattcaaTCGTGAGCAAAGAGACACCAAAGAACTTCTTCTGGACATACGAATTTAAACGAAGGTGAAAAGAATTGACATGCATAATCAATCAAAACGATTACCTCGaaaatctttctaaaaatttcaaattgacATGCATAATCAATCAAACGATTACCTCAGAACTTACCTCAGTACTCTTtccaaaaatttcaaatttatatgcaTAATCAATCAAAACAATTACCTCGGAAATCTGTTTATTATCCATCTAAAAAGTTGGAAGTTGTTTTTGCTCGGAAATCTTTCGTGACCAAGCAAATCGActgattcatcttcttcatttgtGGATCTGCAGGATAAAACAAGTATTATGCCAAGAGGAAAGGAAATCAAATCGAAATTTATGTTTAATACCCGATTCATGAGAAACATTCACAAAGAAACAGTTTCAATCTTCACCAACGCCCTATCCATCcaggtaactttttttttttactttcccttttttgttttttgtttaagaAAAGTGAATGGCcccaaaaacatatttttgtacaaATTTGTTGCTCTCTTTGGGCCATTCGGGCCCATTTTAGTCTGGACAAAACAAACCCCAACCAAAACGAAGTTTACCATTTTaatatgattaaatttattgaataGAACTTTACCAGTTTAAAATCTTTTAACAAATTAATTAGTACACaaacaactatttttataataataataataataataataataataataataataaagaaaaagacaatATTATTGAAATTGAttagaaacaaatataaaatctataaaaatattaaattagacgaatatttattaattataaatgaaattttaaagagaagcgattccgcgctttgaaagcgcggatcaaaatctagtatatatataaagtacagATTCTTTCTCTCTTAGGTGGACAGTCCACGTCGACATCGACGTTATCAATTTGGTCAACGTCCTGACCGACACTAGTCTTTCTAGCAAAGTTGTGCGTTTCATTTAAGTGatttataatctttttgttTGGGCTTAATGGACTGCTTCCATATATTTGGGCTTCCAGTATGTGTTACCTAATATCAGTTTATTAAGAATTCATTCACCGTCTTCATCGCCAACATTGAGATCCTAATCTCTTATTCTTACTCTTCCCCGAGCCGTGGATCTGAGTAACGGAGTACCGTACTTAAAAAGAaaccattatatatatatataatatatacatacacaatTATGTACTTTTAGAATTCCTAAGCTAGAAACTCCATTGGGGTTGTTCTTAGCATCTCGACAACCACAACCATCTTCTCTCTCCTCTTTTAACTCTTTGGATTAGAGCTAAGCTAATCAACTAGTTTATGCTCGCAGATATACACTTACGGTTCACTATGTTGAGGTGTGTTTGTTCCTAGGCGAAACTCAAATCACGTATAGATCTTGTTTAGTTTGGCTATATTCCGGATGGTCAAACATTTAAGTATAAAATCtgtaaaactatataattttcatatatagcTCTGGATCCATAATCTCATCAATTAAACTAGGCCTCGttgtttcaaaacattttccatagtttttaaatataacattttacaacaaaattatttgttattaaaCCGCAAAATGTAAAACGCCAGACGCATACAAATATATTGATAATTGTTTAGACGCATAATGATAATGCATGTATGTGTGATTTCGTTAAATAGGTATATACCGTTACTAACAAATGATGATATTACTAGGTCGTTGTTATGCATGGTGGCAACGTAAACCCCTAGGCACGATTATATCGGCTATCTCCAATTTTCCACCAAAACATATGGAAATGCCTGCGTCTGTTTATCTTTGACTTACTGAAATAAAATGTTCAATACTATACTCATAGCAAAGTTAGTAATTAACGAGAGTCAAAAAAGTGATCgacttatatatgtattttcttCGATCATTTCTAcaatgtttaatttattttctcaccaaaaaaaaattgttttcttacCGTAACGTCAGTGGTACTAAATAAGGACACTATTTAATTAAAAGTCTCCATATATGGTTTACGTCCAAACTtctatatatatcttatatatttacaaactagtgtttaatttttattcataacTCGTAATTATCCAATCGTTCTCCATGCATGTAAAATGATAACAAACCCAACCATGAATTGGGACGAGAGAGTTAATTCCGACCTGGAATCGAGCTGTTTGCTCAGTCTGGGGTGACTAGAAAGAAGGAATCTTAGGTTTTGAATAACCGGTCTAAGGAAGAAACGAAAAAACAACTAACTAGAACAACTTAGCCGGATAATAGAAATTATGATTAAAAATTGTAGTAGAGACTACAATATATGACTGAATGTAAACTCTATTTGCAAGAcaattgttttttataaaaagattgTTTTGTCGTTTAAATTATATGTGATATATATAATCACTAAACAGTAACATGATATGAATTAAATTACCATTGTAACGTTATGCACAGCATCGATACATACTTGAGTTCGAATTATATTGGTCGATACAATTTAAAATGCAAGGCGCATTGACCTAAAATAAATGACTAAGTTTGGACTTCGAACAAAAAATACAAAGCAATACAGGCGAATCAGAAAACTATCCAAACTTCTATTTTGGTCTTTCTACTCTTTCTTAGTAACATTTCAGGGAAAAAAAATCTGGAGACAATATTAAGTCGAACACCTACAATCATTGGTAAATTAAACTacagaaattttttttgtctctatCTGATTAGATTTTTGAGGGAAATGTTTTTATAGAATTGTTTTGAATTTGATGGACTTAATTAGAGTGAGTCATATAATGTAATTTAAGGTGAGTGTAACCCAAACACACATTGTTTCAGTATTAATAATTTTCTGGCTTCTCATACACAAACGCAAAGATACCCTTCGTAATGTAGGAACGGTcgtatctatcttattaaaactcaaaaactcaagtacaaaattggagtgtttggagacttgaataggatttttaaaaatttggagtgtttggaaacatggattgcaatcttttaaaaaaaatatttttgtttgaaaacaaggatagtagtattaagaaaaaagtaatgggcttatgtttttttaaaaaattgaaagttatctaggccacttttaaaatataccaaaatgggtcaatctaattccctaaaatttttttttctaaactaaccataaaacaaaatttaaactttatatacatatttcaaatcaaaataataattcaaatttgatttatatcaaaaattgattcaaaaatatacatatattcaaaaatggatttttactaaactatttttcaataaccattataaaaaaatattgtcaatatatataagaaaaatataatacaaagcccaatttgaaataccaactcaaattatggttttcatatttcatattaagttttaaaaatataatatatgtaattatttatatgatggtatgtataaaatactattaattatatgattacttatatgatggtacatataaaatacgattaattatatgatgataaaatacgatatataataatgactagggatggacttttggatacccatacgggtttagttctgatcggtttgtattttgggttttcggggtcaaagatttcagccttattagaatgtttctaaattttggtttgagttcgatttggatctttgcgggtttggtttgggtttggataactaatttaaattatttttaaaatcttaaatcattatatattttaaatttctcaaaatgtataaataaaataatatattacgtataaatttgaataacatatgtcataatacttaagcttaacatatcaattggcttgatttaaaattttggatacgaaatcaataattattttaagtatttttggtgatttgagtatactttaactatttcagatatttacttttgactatctatatatattttcaagtatttaaactaatttaaaagtatcatttttgatgttttatatacgttaaatctaaaaataattaataaatataagtatataaatctatttttagataaattcggatacccaaatacttcggttcggatcagattcggttctctaaataacaaaattttaaataattagaatatttaatcaatttatgtttgggtttggtactatatctttggatcggtatcggttatgttcctcggattcatttttccaaatcctaataattacatgaaaaacaaatatcaacatatttttcaaaatatacatccgcgcgcctgcgcggatcaaaatctagtatatattatgaTTGACATAttatctaaataaataaatatgattgACTTCAAAAAATCAATACATAAGAATTTAAGTAATACTTAAACAATAACATTAagtcaaataaaataattgcaaatatgttaaaatatgtaaaatcatTAGAAAAACAAGTCAAAACAGAcaaatatgttaatataaacGTAGAATTGATgggttgaacaaaaaaaaaaaaaaacaacaacgtAGAATTGATGGAAATTCCAATTAGATATCGCAGTAATTAGAAAAGAAATTTCCCGATACATTACAACATCAAAAGAAGTAATAAATCTGGGATAAATcaggaaaaaaacaaagattaatatttttgtgtaatagaaagattaatttttgattaataCAAAGATTATTTTTGATTAATAGTTAGCACgttaaatagttttaaactCCATCAGCCTACATGACAGTTACAGTAGTTCTCTCTTGTCAGATTATTTTTGATTAATAGTTAGCACGTTAAAtagtttttgattattttttcagATTACCGGTCAGGAAGTCCAGACAAGAAGCATATAAGTATGTGGTGCTTTTAactttgaaaacatatatatatatatatattttttttatttttttcggatgaattattttcaaaaatatgcaTGTCTAAAGAGCCTGATGAGGTTTCGGGGATATACacattttttaatgaattttaataaaaaaaaatattttttcgtaATTTGGGGTCTaattctatataatttttttaaaaaaaatttaggggCTACAATTAATGTTTCGCGCATGTTAGCTTTCCTATGTGTTATACTGGTGACAAGTTCGACACTCctagattttttatattttttcttactaatctaaTAAATTAATGGGCCAAAAATATTTGTTAGCTGGGGGCCTTATCAAAGTCGAGCTCCATTCTGTTACCAGTCACACAAATTGAGATATAAGCCTGCATGTAGAATACAATTCATGGAAGAGTGTGCAACATAAAGTTGGTATTTACTCCTAGATGCACTGTCTAAGTTCCTTTTCCAATTATAAAGAACGTGTAGTACAATACTCATTGCAGGCAATATGAATGATGTATATATACAGTGCCGGCTCTAGGGGGTGGCAAACATGGCATATGCCATGGGTCCATcttaaaattaactaaatttaGTGATAAAAAGGGTCCATATTTATGTTTGTTTAGGTCTAAAATATTATGCTTAAGTAATTGTAATACATAAACAAAATTTGTCCAAGGGTCCAATATAGTTTTAAGCCGgcactgtatatatatacactatattGAACACAGAGTGTACGTAAATTCATTCAAGTTGATTCactagaaagaagaagagaattaGATCCAAGCAGGGACAAGCTCTGTTTATAGAAGATACCATACATTGTTTATACATGTTCATGTATGTGCATtgaatattatgtattttaaggAGGTTCTAGCCTTTTTACCTACATCCCCTTCAAGAGGTAGGATGAGACTTCTTCTGTTACTTGGTGGGAGACTCGCAATCGTTGAAGTCCAGCACTCGACCCTCCGCCTATCAATATGCAAAATGTACAAAACCCAAAGTCAAGTTTCTAGAACCATAATCTCAAAATCTTCAACTTAGAGAGTGAATGAATTGGTACCATTAGAGGATCATTATTCTCTTTATCCAAGTCCTTCATCTTCTTTGCATCATCAGTACTTGGGGAAAGTGAAATTTCCATTGCATTGAATGCTGCGAATGCACTTGTATGCTCGTGTCTCTGTGTAAAGATTCCTATGCTCTCGTAGCTTCTCTCCCCTGGACTGAAAATGTAGCCCATGTCCTGTAAAAAACACGCACAAATTGCCTTAGAAAGTTATgtctatacatatatatacggGCTAAAAGAATTTGACATTGCATATTGAAGTACCTCAATAGTTATGTCTGTGTCAAACCTTGGGCTGGGCAAGAGAGAGTTTACATAAAACGGAGATTTCCAGGCTGAGGGAGACTCAAGACCTCTTCTGAATGGAGTTCCACAGAATCTGTAATTGAAGGAGAAGCAAACTCATTGTAGCAAgtatatacaataaaaatatatatagtgaagGTTGGGGGCAAAGATGTACATGCTGAAATTCTCATTGCTTGTCTGGTTGTCAACAAGATGACCCTCGGTGTTTCTGGCTCGAGAAGGCGAGTTAATGACCAAACAAAGACTTGGAGAAGAGTGTTGTTCTTTGTTAGAAGTAGCCATGAGAGTTCTCTGCAAATGATTTCTTGGGGTTGAGACTTGCGTCTTCTCTGCTTTGGTTAATGATTGACCAGGAGGAGACAGAACTTGCTTGTTGGTATTGCTCTCAGAAAGAACACCGGAGAAACTTTCAGCCTGCACAAGTTTTTACCCGTTCACTGTTAAGTAACAATACATACAAAACAAATGATGATTCATATGACATATAAGTTAAAGTGAGAAAGCCTCCCAATTATGTCATGTACTGTTAGATAACACATCAGATTCACAACTAAGCTAACTTCTAAGTTTCATATATGTTCTGCTTAAAATCTGGAGCATGTTCAAATGCTTAAAGGAAAGACAAGACTTACATGTTGAACATTTGCCTCCAAGCAAGTTTGCTGTTGTTTTTCAAGTGATTTACTGACATCCGTGGTTTCTTCTGGCATTCTGTGACTAACTAGTGAAGTTCCAGAGATAGATTCTTGATTCTCACTCTCATCAAACATCACATCCAGGCGTGAAAAATCTTTTGCCAGACTAGCTGCTATATCAGTTTCAAGCTTCTTATCACTCCTCTTCTCAGATAGAGGTGTCAGCAGATCACGCGTGCGTTTCCTCAGGATTGACTTTGCACCAACCAACGTCTTTTTCCCAGTGGGAGACTCCCACAGTCTAAGCGGGCTCATGCACGTCATGGTGGACATCAGCAGCTTGCGTATGCCAAGAGGGCTATAATCGTGGACCGGATCGTTGAAAGCAGGTAGGTCCAGGCTTGGAAAACATAGACTTGATGATGATGCTCCCATATCCTCACGATGCTGCTCTCTCGACATGTTTGTTTCATGCTTAGGAAGAGAGGGCTGTGGCTTGACATCTGCCAGAGAAGTAAAATCGTTCACTGGAACCAGCTTTTTGGAATCATTCAAATGATAAGATGGACCTTCATCAACACAAGTAGAGTTTGAAGGATCATTGATGCATATGAAGCTACCATTTTCATCTGTTCTGCAGTTTGGTTCTGCCTCAAAAGGATGACATATCAATCCGGATGACTTCTTGGAATACTTGTCGGGTGTTATGATTAAGGGAGATGGCCGAAGAGTTTCTTTGCCTGAGGCGGGTGTTGCAATGGACGTTGAAGAAGAGCTCTTCACAGGAGATTTTGTAGCTTCTGAAACCTGGCTGTCTGAAGCTGATGCACACAAGACCTCGTGTGGCTCTTGTGTTGAAGATCTAGAAACACTGACCCCTTCGCTCTCTTGATCAAGGAAAAGAACTCTGCAACATTCCGTTTCAGATGTGTTGGTGTACGCAGCTACATCTATATTTGACGTGGAGTTTGGAGCCCCTAGAGAGGCTTCCTTCCTCTCCTTGGTGTATGTCATCGGTATCTCTGACGTATTATGACTCATCTCCAGTGAAATATCCGACAGTTCCTGGAAGTCAAATTGGTAATCCTGGCTCGTGGACGCCGAGACGTTATGATCAGGAAACTGTGAACAGTCCTCCATGTCATAAGATGCTTCTGAGATGGAGACTGAGATATCTTCCAGTTCCGGATAATAATACTGATCTTGATGATATGCAGCTCGCTCATTTGTGTGAGAGTTTTCACAAGGGTGGTGAAAAGGTTGCCCCATGTTCATTATACCATGTTCTATTTCTTGCTCTGCTTGTCCACTCACGCAGCCACTACCATCCATAGTACTCTGCATAAAATGGGATTGTAACGCGGAGTTTCTATCGTAAGGAGCTAGAGGCATGGCTTGGTACTGATCCAAAAGGCCAGAGGACATATAGGAATCGAGTTTCTTCTTAACTGAGCTGTGCCAGTGGTTTTTAATTCCATTATCCGACCTGTTGATAACATAAGCAACGATGACTATGTATGTTGCTAAGATCTAAGAACAAATAAAGGAATAGCAATAAGATGTATTATTAATTCCAGATGATGAGAGTAAATAGAAGTACCTTCCAGGCAAGAACTTAGTTAGCTCTGCCCATCTATTACCGTAGATTTGATGAGCACGAATGAGAACCAGCTCTTCTTCTTGAGTCCAAGCTTCCTTGTTTATGGCAGGATTGAGGTGATTGTGCCACCTGTATCAGTTACGACATCTTTGTTGAATGCTTTCAAGTGCTAATTAGTAAGACACTGTTGCAGCTAGAGAAATAACAGTGTATTAAGCATACCTCTCTCGACATTGCTTTCCAATACGGCCAGGTAAAAATCGAGCAATGGTGGACCACTTCTTGGGCCCATATTTTTGGATTAACTGAACGATCATTTCATCTTCCTACATTCCATCTCAAATGAAAGCAGTAAGCAGTCAGGATTTTTtggacattttataaaaaaacaaaagggtTAAGTACGCAAGATGCGTATGTAAAAGTAGTGAAGAAAAGATATGTCACCTCCTTGGTCCAAGGACCTTTAACAAGTTCAGGATTAAGGACCTTCTGCCACCTGTGGAGGCACTGGACATCAGTTCGATCCTTGAAAAATTCAGCTGgaagagaaggaaaaaaaaagatcagaCATTCAAACAGACAAGAAGGCCATAGAAGTATGTCAAAAGTAGTGAAAATTTTACCAATCTTCTTCCAGTTTTTCCCTTTAAAACTATGGACAGCTTTTGTCAAAATCTCATCCTGCAAAATATAAATGGTTGGTCAAGGAATCATGAGATATGGAGGAGACTGAAGAAATGCAAGATTTCCAAA includes the following:
- the LOC103846712 gene encoding LOW QUALITY PROTEIN: transcription factor MYB3R-4-like (The sequence of the model RefSeq protein was modified relative to this genomic sequence to represent the inferred CDS: inserted 1 base in 1 codon), coding for MESECTTTTSSTPPPPPPQGTTQGNPKSRQGRTSGPARRSTRGQWTAEEDEILTKAVHSFKGKNWKKIAEFFKDRTDVQCLHRWQKVLNPELVKGPWTKEEDEMIVQLIQKYGPKKWSTIARFLPGRIGKQCRERWHNHLNPAINKEAWTQEEELVLIRAHQIYGNRWAELTKFLPGRSDNGIKNHWHSSVKKKLDSYMSSGLLDQYQAMPLAPYDRNSALQSHFMQSTMDGSGCVSGQAEQEIEHGIMNMGQPFHHPCENSHTNERAAYHQDQYYYPELEDISVSISEASYDMEDCSQFPDHNVSASTSQDYQFDFQELSDISLEMSHNTSEIPMTYTKERKEASLGAPNSTSNIDVAAYTNTSETECCRVLFLDQESEGVSVSRSSTQEPHEVLCASASDSQVSEATKSPVKSSSSTSIATPASGKETLRPSPLIITPDKYSKKSSGLICHPFEAEPNCRTDENGSFICINDPSNSTCVDEGPSYHLNDSKKLVPVNDFTSLADVKPQPSLPKHETNMSREQHREDMGASSSSLCFPSLDLPAFNDPVHDYSPLGIRKLLMSTMTCMSPLRLWESPTGKKTLVGAKSILRKRTRDLLTPLSEKRSDKKLETDIAASLAKDFSRLDVMFDESENQESISGTSLVSHRMPEETTDVSKSLEKQQQTCLEANVQHAESFSGVLSESNTNKQVLSPPGQSLTKAEKTQVSTPRNHLQRTLMATSNKEQHSSPSLCLVINSPSRARNTEGHLVDNQTSNENFSIFCGTPFRRGLESPSAWKSPFYVNSLLPSPRFDTDITIEDMGYIFSPGERSYESIGIFTQRHEHTSAFAAFNAMEISLSPSTDDAKKMKDLDKENNDPLMAEGRVLDFNDCESPTKXTEEVSSYLLKGM